Proteins from a genomic interval of Stenotrophomonas maltophilia:
- a CDS encoding ATP-binding protein translates to MNVAGLRAATAVVASLLLPALAAAAGCRTPLRIAWPADRAPLSSSEQGQPVGLSAEYLKLLGTQQPLQMRPLPAADIAEGTVPPGIQALLGWPRSQLPAGWVASAPYVQLPQVIVRRRDASPVLGLEALRGRTVASPDPLSLMAVLTEQAPGVQLLPPAPIDDALSLLGTGLVDAVVANLGEVEAAFRHYQGEPLVIAAPAGIDDAPVLATVPACADVIPLFEQAVSQLSANERATIRMAWLPDQPRHPSSASPLRWLVPASLTLLALVLVYAFGYWRVHRESERRRVAAQRLQEVTSNLPAVVYQARRSATGRYSFSQIAGDVQALFGISVETALIDQQRLLAAVHPDDRSRLMDTVDAAALARGAIDVIFRTRSLQGWRWVHSQGRPLSLDSSDVEWSGYWIDVSEVQSRTHALAEARHAAEQAALAKTHFLATMSHEIRTPMSTLLGMLERLAGSDLDHRQRQVLVTVGDAAQMLRQILDDVLHSQRLQALPLQLRPTSVAALVRAVQQLLMPVAASRSLHLRIELDPELQAGSLADGLRLRQILFNLAGNALKFTEHGGVDLQVQVLQQRDGGQRLRLQVSDSGVGISPERQQAVFAAYTQAEASTTRRFGGSGLGLAICRELAASMEAELCLRSTPGKGTTVWLELDLDACELTAEAFPLPAEAARPLSPARVLVAEDHPTNLHLLEQRLHDLGLQVHACADGHQAFEAWQARAFDLVITDCHMPHMDGFALARAIRADACAVRAQVPIVALTASVLDRTREACREAGIDHFLAKPVEAQELRGLLAVLLVPESMRQ, encoded by the coding sequence GTGAACGTCGCTGGCCTGCGTGCCGCCACTGCGGTCGTGGCCAGCCTGCTGTTGCCTGCCCTGGCCGCCGCTGCAGGTTGCAGGACGCCGCTGCGCATTGCCTGGCCCGCCGACCGCGCGCCGCTGTCCTCCAGCGAGCAGGGCCAGCCGGTCGGGCTCAGCGCGGAGTACCTGAAGCTGCTGGGCACGCAGCAGCCACTGCAGATGCGGCCATTGCCGGCCGCTGACATCGCCGAAGGAACGGTGCCGCCCGGCATCCAGGCGCTGCTGGGCTGGCCGCGCTCGCAGTTGCCAGCGGGCTGGGTGGCCAGTGCTCCCTACGTGCAGCTTCCACAGGTCATCGTCCGGCGCCGGGATGCATCGCCGGTGCTGGGCCTGGAAGCGCTGCGCGGACGCACCGTGGCCAGTCCCGACCCGCTGTCGCTGATGGCGGTGCTGACCGAACAGGCACCTGGCGTGCAGTTGCTGCCCCCCGCCCCCATCGACGACGCCTTGTCACTGCTGGGCACGGGTCTGGTCGATGCCGTGGTCGCCAATCTTGGCGAGGTCGAGGCCGCGTTCCGCCACTATCAGGGCGAGCCACTGGTGATCGCCGCGCCAGCCGGAATCGACGACGCGCCGGTGCTGGCCACGGTGCCGGCCTGCGCCGACGTCATCCCGCTGTTCGAGCAGGCCGTATCGCAGCTGTCCGCGAACGAACGCGCGACGATCCGCATGGCCTGGCTGCCAGACCAGCCGCGACACCCGTCGTCGGCGTCCCCCTTGCGCTGGCTGGTGCCGGCCTCGCTGACCCTGCTGGCACTCGTACTGGTGTACGCCTTCGGCTACTGGCGCGTGCATCGCGAGAGCGAGCGTCGCCGCGTGGCCGCGCAACGCCTGCAGGAGGTGACCTCGAACCTGCCAGCGGTGGTCTATCAGGCGCGCCGCTCCGCCACCGGCCGTTACAGCTTTTCCCAGATCGCAGGCGATGTGCAGGCGTTGTTCGGAATCAGCGTGGAAACCGCCCTGATCGATCAACAGCGCCTGCTGGCAGCGGTTCATCCCGATGATCGCTCGCGGCTGATGGACACCGTCGACGCCGCTGCCCTGGCGCGGGGCGCGATCGACGTCATCTTCCGCACGCGCTCGCTACAGGGCTGGCGTTGGGTCCACTCGCAGGGACGGCCGCTGTCCCTGGACAGCAGCGACGTCGAGTGGAGTGGCTACTGGATCGACGTAAGCGAAGTGCAGTCGCGCACCCATGCGTTGGCCGAGGCGCGCCATGCGGCCGAGCAGGCAGCGCTGGCCAAGACCCATTTCCTGGCAACCATGAGCCACGAGATCCGTACGCCGATGAGCACCCTGCTGGGCATGCTCGAGCGGTTGGCGGGCAGCGATCTGGATCATCGCCAGCGACAGGTGCTGGTGACCGTAGGTGATGCTGCCCAGATGCTGCGCCAGATCCTGGACGATGTGCTGCACAGCCAACGGCTGCAGGCACTGCCGCTGCAGCTGCGGCCCACGAGCGTGGCGGCACTGGTGCGTGCGGTGCAGCAGTTGCTGATGCCGGTGGCGGCCAGCCGGAGCCTGCATCTTCGCATCGAACTTGATCCGGAACTGCAGGCCGGATCGCTGGCCGATGGCCTGCGCCTGCGCCAGATCCTGTTCAACCTTGCCGGCAACGCGCTCAAGTTCACCGAGCATGGCGGCGTGGACCTGCAGGTGCAGGTACTGCAGCAGCGCGATGGCGGCCAACGCCTTCGCCTGCAGGTAAGTGACAGCGGTGTGGGCATCAGTCCGGAACGGCAACAGGCGGTGTTCGCTGCCTACACGCAGGCCGAGGCATCGACAACGCGCCGTTTCGGCGGCAGCGGCCTGGGCCTGGCGATCTGCCGTGAACTGGCCGCATCGATGGAAGCAGAACTTTGCCTGCGCAGCACGCCAGGCAAGGGCACCACCGTGTGGCTGGAACTGGATCTGGACGCCTGTGAGTTGACTGCGGAGGCGTTTCCGCTTCCGGCAGAGGCGGCGCGGCCACTGTCGCCGGCCCGGGTGCTGGTGGCTGAAGATCATCCCACCAACCTGCATCTGCTGGAGCAGCGGCTGCACGATCTGGGCCTGCAGGTGCACGCCTGCGCCGATGGTCACCAGGCCTTCGAGGCCTGGCAGGCGCGGGCGTTCGATCTGGTCATCACCGACTGCCACATGCCGCACATGGATGGCTTCGCCTTGGCACGGGCCATCCGTGCCGACGCCTGTGCGGTTCGCGCGCAGGTCCCGATCGTCGCGCTCACGGCCAGCGTGCTGGACCGCACCCGCGAGGCCTGCCGCGAAGCGGGCATCGATCATTTCCTGGCCAAGCCGGTAGAGGCGCAGGAACTGCGTGGCTTGCTGGCCGTGCTGCTGGTGCCGGAATCAATGCGCCAGTAG
- a CDS encoding methylglyoxal synthase: MRIGLAANRLHHLDARAALFRWLRVSEPGLRELGVSLHAVGRTHDAIERQGFLTGYAGLHRYPYGREGGLMKLVAEVVGMGPERTLDGAIYLIDPVDPSSVFPEATALKRQCVIHGKPFISTVATARDWVEVERIHAGLAADAGADDLHAFEGQTLALIAHDAMKPAMLAFADEHFEVLARFGERVATGTTGQRLNELAWSRGWPSDTPWVTRYQSGPMGGDAQIADRVLEGRCQRAIFFEDPHVARQHEADIQLLERAVTTVTDQAVCITAPRVAARWATAAAMRAAV, from the coding sequence ATGCGCATCGGCCTGGCTGCCAACCGTCTCCATCACCTCGACGCGCGCGCCGCCCTGTTCCGCTGGCTGCGCGTCAGCGAACCCGGCCTGCGCGAGCTGGGCGTGTCGCTGCACGCGGTCGGCCGCACCCATGACGCGATCGAGCGACAGGGATTCCTGACCGGATACGCAGGCCTGCACCGCTATCCCTACGGTCGTGAGGGTGGCCTGATGAAGCTGGTCGCCGAGGTGGTTGGGATGGGGCCGGAACGGACGCTGGATGGCGCGATCTACCTGATCGACCCGGTCGATCCGTCCTCCGTGTTTCCGGAAGCCACGGCGCTGAAGCGGCAGTGCGTGATCCACGGCAAGCCGTTCATTTCCACCGTGGCCACCGCGCGCGACTGGGTGGAGGTGGAGCGCATCCACGCCGGCCTGGCCGCCGATGCCGGGGCTGACGACCTGCATGCGTTCGAGGGGCAGACGCTGGCGCTGATCGCCCACGACGCGATGAAGCCGGCGATGCTGGCCTTCGCCGACGAGCACTTCGAGGTGCTGGCCCGGTTCGGTGAGCGGGTGGCAACCGGGACTACCGGCCAGCGCTTGAACGAGCTGGCCTGGAGCCGTGGCTGGCCCAGCGATACACCCTGGGTGACGCGCTACCAGAGCGGCCCGATGGGCGGCGACGCGCAGATTGCAGACCGGGTGCTGGAAGGACGCTGCCAGCGCGCGATCTTCTTCGAGGATCCGCACGTGGCGCGCCAGCACGAGGCGGATATCCAGCTGCTGGAGCGGGCGGTGACGACGGTGACCGACCAGGCGGTGTGCATTACGGCACCGCGGGTGGCGGCGCGGTGGGCGACGGCGGCGGCGATGCGGGCGGCGGTTTGA
- a CDS encoding M48 family metallopeptidase, with product MSRLLRRLISPTPPATVQRDTVRLRLEDAEIEVLRVRDPRARRIKLSVDERGARLTLPPRASLVMGERFLEQHRDWLALQLRQYQGQGLPAPLQPGEDGVLPLRGELLPLRWQEGRYARLEIDEHGACVQWPTRGGDATLRRLLREFYEAQTRADVGRWLPKHLPSLPRAPSRLRLKVMSSQWGSLAPDGSMALDLALVLGRSEAFEYVLVHELCHLIQPNHSPAFWHEVEQRFPAWREQRDYFQLEGRRLKAMLRQLL from the coding sequence ATGAGCCGTCTGCTGCGCCGCCTGATCAGCCCGACCCCGCCCGCCACCGTACAGCGCGACACCGTTCGCCTGCGCCTGGAGGATGCCGAGATCGAGGTGCTGCGCGTGCGTGATCCACGTGCGCGCCGCATCAAGCTGAGCGTGGACGAACGCGGCGCACGCCTGACCCTGCCACCGCGGGCAAGCCTGGTGATGGGCGAACGCTTCCTGGAACAGCACCGCGACTGGCTGGCGCTGCAGCTGCGCCAGTACCAGGGGCAGGGCCTGCCGGCACCGCTGCAGCCCGGCGAAGACGGTGTGCTGCCACTACGCGGCGAACTGTTGCCGCTGCGCTGGCAGGAAGGCCGCTACGCGCGGCTGGAGATCGACGAACACGGCGCCTGCGTGCAGTGGCCGACCCGAGGCGGCGATGCCACCCTGCGCCGCCTGCTGCGCGAGTTCTACGAAGCCCAGACCCGCGCCGACGTCGGCCGCTGGTTGCCGAAGCACCTGCCTTCCCTGCCACGCGCACCCAGCCGCCTGCGACTGAAGGTGATGTCCTCGCAATGGGGCTCACTGGCCCCCGACGGCAGCATGGCACTGGACCTGGCCCTGGTGCTCGGCCGATCCGAAGCGTTCGAGTACGTGCTGGTGCACGAACTCTGCCACCTGATCCAGCCCAACCACTCGCCTGCGTTCTGGCACGAAGTGGAACAACGCTTCCCCGCCTGGCGCGAGCAGCGCGACTACTTCCAGCTCGAAGGGCGACGCCTGAAGGCGATGCTCCGCCAGCTTCTGTAA
- a CDS encoding recombination-associated protein RdgC — MFFRNLTFFRFPTTTDFSEVDTLLPHALLKPVGALEMNSRGFISPFGREEKELLSHRIAEHLWLTVGGEDKILPAAVVNDLLERKLEEIEEKEGRRPGGRERKRMKDDLLHELLPRAFVKSSRNDAFIDLQHGYVAVDTSSRKTGEYFMSDIRGLLGSFPAMPLNAEVAPRSILTGWIAGEPLPTGLSLGEECEMKDPVEGGAVVKCQHQELRCDEIDKHLDAGKQVTKLALIFEDNLSFVIGDDLIVRKLKFLDGALDQLEHADEDGRRAEFDARFALQSAEIRRLFLLLEEAFKLSKAD; from the coding sequence ATGTTCTTTCGCAACCTGACGTTCTTCCGTTTCCCGACCACCACCGATTTTTCCGAAGTCGACACCCTGCTGCCGCACGCCCTGCTGAAGCCGGTCGGCGCGCTGGAAATGAATTCGCGCGGCTTCATCTCGCCGTTCGGCCGTGAGGAGAAGGAACTGCTCTCCCACCGCATCGCCGAACACCTGTGGCTGACCGTGGGCGGCGAGGACAAGATCCTGCCGGCGGCCGTGGTCAACGACCTGCTCGAGCGCAAGCTGGAGGAGATCGAGGAGAAGGAAGGCCGTCGGCCGGGTGGCCGCGAGCGCAAGCGCATGAAGGATGACCTGCTGCATGAACTGCTGCCGCGCGCCTTCGTGAAGTCCTCGCGCAACGACGCCTTCATCGACCTGCAGCACGGCTACGTCGCGGTGGATACCTCCAGCCGCAAGACCGGCGAGTACTTCATGTCCGACATCCGTGGCCTGCTCGGCAGCTTCCCGGCGATGCCACTGAACGCCGAAGTCGCACCGCGTTCGATCCTGACCGGCTGGATCGCCGGCGAGCCGCTGCCGACCGGACTGAGCCTGGGCGAAGAGTGCGAGATGAAGGACCCGGTGGAAGGCGGCGCGGTGGTCAAGTGCCAGCACCAGGAACTGCGCTGCGACGAGATCGACAAGCACCTGGACGCCGGCAAGCAGGTGACCAAGCTGGCGCTGATCTTCGAGGACAACCTGTCCTTCGTCATCGGCGACGACCTGATCGTGCGCAAGCTGAAGTTCCTCGACGGCGCCCTGGACCAGCTGGAGCACGCCGACGAAGACGGCCGCCGCGCCGAGTTCGACGCCCGCTTCGCCCTGCAGAGCGCCGAGATCCGCCGCCTGTTCCTGTTGCTGGAAGAAGCCTTCAAGCTCAGCAAGGCTGACTGA
- the ttcA gene encoding tRNA 2-thiocytidine(32) synthetase TtcA — translation MSAVISLPDPQPRAARDPRVAEREQHKLAKRLRRQVGEAIADFGMIEAGDKVMVCLSGGKDSYTLLDVLLQLQKKAPVPFELVAVNLDQKQPDFPEHVLPEYLAGLGVPYHIIEQDTYSVVSRVIPEGKTMCSLCSRLRRGALYNYAETHGFTKIALGHHRDDMVATFFMNLFHHAKLSGMPPKLRSDDGRHVVIRPLAYVRESDIVDYAQARQFPIIPCNLCGSQENLQRRQVGLMLKQWEKDHPGRIEQIARAMGEVRPSQLADTTLFDFMALGRRDDAPLPDAHAWLAGSPADADADPETPTV, via the coding sequence ATGAGTGCCGTGATTTCCCTTCCCGATCCCCAGCCGCGCGCCGCCCGCGATCCGCGCGTGGCCGAGCGCGAGCAGCACAAGCTGGCCAAGCGCCTGCGTCGCCAGGTTGGCGAGGCGATCGCCGACTTCGGCATGATCGAGGCCGGCGACAAGGTCATGGTCTGCCTGTCCGGCGGCAAGGACAGCTACACCCTGCTGGACGTGCTGTTGCAGCTGCAGAAGAAGGCGCCGGTGCCGTTCGAGCTGGTGGCGGTGAACCTGGACCAGAAGCAGCCGGACTTCCCCGAGCACGTGCTGCCGGAGTACCTGGCCGGGCTGGGCGTGCCGTACCACATCATCGAGCAGGACACCTATTCGGTGGTCAGCCGGGTCATTCCGGAAGGCAAGACCATGTGTTCGCTGTGCTCGCGCCTGCGTCGTGGCGCGCTGTACAACTACGCCGAAACCCACGGTTTCACCAAGATCGCGCTGGGCCACCACCGCGACGACATGGTGGCCACGTTCTTCATGAACCTGTTCCACCATGCCAAGCTGTCGGGCATGCCGCCGAAGCTGCGCAGCGACGACGGCAGGCACGTGGTGATCCGGCCGCTGGCCTACGTACGCGAGAGCGACATCGTCGACTATGCGCAGGCGCGCCAGTTCCCGATCATTCCCTGCAACCTGTGCGGCAGCCAGGAGAACCTGCAGCGCCGCCAGGTCGGCCTGATGCTGAAGCAGTGGGAAAAGGACCACCCGGGCCGCATCGAGCAGATCGCGCGCGCCATGGGCGAAGTCCGGCCCTCGCAGCTGGCCGACACCACCCTGTTCGACTTCATGGCGCTGGGCCGTCGCGACGACGCGCCGCTGCCCGACGCCCATGCCTGGCTGGCCGGCTCACCGGCCGACGCCGACGCAGATCCCGAGACGCCCACCGTTTAA
- a CDS encoding YdcH family protein, whose protein sequence is MDTYSPAEIVERLAALRAEHRLLDEQITRMAANGEDELESKRLKRRKLQLKDCIAKLESLQIPDEPA, encoded by the coding sequence GTGGACACCTACAGCCCCGCCGAGATCGTCGAACGCCTCGCCGCCCTGCGCGCCGAGCATCGCCTGCTGGATGAACAGATCACCCGCATGGCCGCCAATGGCGAGGACGAGCTGGAATCCAAACGCCTGAAGCGGCGCAAGCTGCAGTTGAAGGACTGCATCGCCAAGCTGGAAAGCCTGCAGATTCCCGACGAGCCGGCCTAA
- the plsB gene encoding glycerol-3-phosphate 1-O-acyltransferase PlsB yields MAPMSKQNPLPFPGEESQSTPADTVPASPSTGTGPNPVPPPAHARPAGRRPLWARLLGRLVEPWLSLKIEPEDPGQYNDGRPVMYVLEDYGLSNALILDKACRQAGLPSPLVPLAGDPTGRKRAYLALSRRSSSNSLIPEQRGAKTHSDSLAKVLQAHRVRDDLDVHLVPVSIFVGRAPDKQSGWFAVLFSENWALVGRFRRLLAVLLNGRSTIVRFAPPISLRNTVDEGLEPERTVRKLQRVLRTHFRRIRESVIGPDLSTRRLLVDQVLAAEPVREAIAAQAKRDNSKPADAWKKAHAYAWEIAADYSSPVVRSASFMLSHVWNRIYAGVLVHHLDKFKAAAPGHEVVYVPSHRSHMDYLLLSYLLYDRGIVPPHIVAGINLNLPVVGTLLRKGGAFFIRRSIRGNALYSAVLSEYVAQLVAGGYSLEYFVEGGRSRTGRLLQPKGGMISMTLRAFLRQPRKPVLFQPIYIGYEKLMEGGSYLDELSGRPKEKESIWSLLWGIPKVLKQNYGQVVVNFGEPIALNDVLAEKAPEWKGEAVSEDEKPAWLSTTVDTLAERIQVRINGAADVNPINLLALALLSTPKHAMGEADLIAQIELCKTLLVEMPYSDRVTVTPHSPERIIAHAEEINVLTRVKHPLGDVLSVSGDTAVLLSYFRNNVLHLFTASSWVACCFQNNRRMSRTGLVQLGRTVYPFLQAELFLPWSEDEFAQRIDQTINVFVREGLLQNVNDDDGGILARNTGQTDEVFRLRAIGHSLQQAFERYYIAISVLVKNGPGVLGAAELESLCQQAAQRLSLLYAPAAPEFFDRTLFRGFIQKLRELRLVWPDENSKLLFDERLDAWAKDAKFILGRELRHTIERVSPEAARPDEPAPQD; encoded by the coding sequence ATGGCGCCGATGTCGAAACAGAACCCGCTGCCGTTCCCCGGCGAAGAATCCCAGTCGACGCCCGCCGATACGGTGCCGGCGTCCCCCTCGACCGGTACCGGCCCGAACCCGGTACCGCCGCCCGCGCACGCGCGTCCGGCTGGCCGCCGCCCGCTGTGGGCGCGGTTGCTGGGCCGCCTGGTCGAGCCGTGGCTGTCGCTGAAGATCGAGCCGGAAGACCCGGGCCAGTACAACGATGGCCGCCCGGTCATGTACGTGCTGGAAGACTACGGCCTGTCCAACGCGCTGATCCTGGACAAGGCCTGCCGCCAGGCAGGCCTGCCGTCGCCGCTGGTGCCGCTGGCCGGTGACCCGACCGGGCGCAAGCGCGCTTACCTGGCACTGTCGCGCCGCAGCTCCAGCAATTCGCTGATCCCCGAGCAGCGTGGTGCCAAGACCCACTCCGATTCGCTGGCCAAGGTGCTGCAGGCCCATCGCGTGCGCGATGACCTGGACGTGCACCTGGTGCCGGTGTCGATCTTCGTCGGCCGCGCGCCGGACAAGCAGAGCGGCTGGTTCGCGGTGCTGTTCTCGGAAAACTGGGCGCTGGTCGGCCGCTTCCGCCGCCTGCTGGCGGTGCTGCTGAATGGTCGCAGCACCATCGTCCGCTTCGCGCCGCCGATTTCGCTGCGCAACACCGTCGACGAAGGCCTGGAGCCGGAACGCACGGTGCGCAAGCTGCAGCGCGTGCTGCGTACCCATTTCCGCCGCATCCGTGAATCGGTGATCGGCCCTGACCTGTCGACCCGGCGCCTGCTGGTGGACCAGGTGCTGGCCGCCGAACCGGTGCGCGAAGCGATCGCCGCGCAGGCCAAGCGCGACAACTCGAAGCCGGCCGATGCCTGGAAGAAGGCACACGCCTACGCCTGGGAAATCGCCGCGGACTACTCCAGCCCGGTGGTGCGCTCGGCCAGCTTCATGCTCAGCCACGTGTGGAACCGCATCTATGCGGGCGTGCTGGTGCACCACCTGGACAAGTTCAAGGCTGCCGCGCCGGGCCACGAAGTGGTCTACGTGCCCAGCCACCGCAGCCACATGGACTACCTGCTGCTGTCCTACCTGCTGTACGACCGTGGCATCGTGCCGCCGCACATCGTGGCCGGCATCAACCTGAACCTGCCGGTGGTCGGCACCCTGCTGCGCAAGGGCGGTGCGTTCTTCATCCGCCGCTCGATCCGTGGCAACGCGCTGTACTCGGCGGTGCTCAGTGAATACGTCGCGCAGCTGGTTGCCGGTGGCTACTCGCTGGAGTACTTCGTCGAAGGTGGCCGTTCGCGCACCGGCCGCCTGCTGCAGCCCAAGGGCGGCATGATTTCGATGACGCTGCGTGCGTTCCTGCGCCAGCCGCGCAAGCCGGTGCTGTTCCAGCCCATCTACATCGGCTACGAGAAGCTGATGGAGGGCGGCAGCTACCTGGACGAACTGTCCGGCCGGCCGAAGGAAAAGGAATCGATCTGGTCGCTGCTGTGGGGCATCCCCAAGGTGCTCAAGCAGAACTATGGCCAGGTGGTGGTGAACTTCGGCGAGCCGATCGCGCTGAACGACGTGCTGGCCGAGAAGGCGCCGGAGTGGAAGGGCGAGGCGGTGTCCGAGGACGAGAAGCCGGCCTGGCTGTCGACCACGGTGGATACGCTGGCCGAGCGTATCCAGGTGCGCATCAACGGTGCTGCCGACGTCAACCCGATCAACCTGCTGGCGCTGGCCCTGCTGTCCACGCCGAAGCACGCGATGGGCGAGGCCGACCTGATCGCGCAGATCGAGTTGTGCAAGACCCTGCTGGTCGAGATGCCGTATTCGGACCGGGTGACGGTGACCCCGCACTCGCCGGAGCGGATCATCGCCCACGCCGAGGAAATCAACGTCCTCACCCGCGTCAAGCACCCGCTGGGCGATGTGCTCAGCGTCAGCGGCGATACCGCGGTGCTGCTGAGCTACTTCCGCAACAACGTGCTGCACCTGTTCACCGCCTCGTCGTGGGTGGCCTGCTGTTTCCAGAACAACCGCCGCATGAGCCGCACCGGCCTGGTCCAGCTGGGCCGCACGGTGTACCCGTTCCTGCAGGCCGAGCTGTTCCTGCCGTGGAGCGAGGACGAGTTCGCGCAGCGCATCGACCAGACCATCAACGTGTTCGTGCGCGAGGGCCTGCTGCAGAACGTCAACGATGACGACGGCGGCATCCTGGCGCGCAACACCGGGCAGACCGACGAGGTGTTCCGCCTGCGTGCGATCGGCCACTCGCTGCAGCAGGCGTTCGAGCGCTATTACATCGCCATCTCGGTGCTGGTGAAGAACGGCCCGGGCGTGCTGGGTGCTGCCGAGCTGGAAAGCCTGTGCCAGCAGGCGGCGCAGCGCTTGAGCCTGCTCTATGCACCGGCCGCGCCGGAGTTCTTCGACCGCACCCTGTTCCGCGGCTTCATCCAGAAGCTGCGCGAGCTGCGCCTGGTGTGGCCGGACGAGAACAGCAAGCTGCTGTTCGACGAGCGCCTGGATGCCTGGGCCAAGGACGCCAAGTTCATTCTCGGCCGCGAGCTGCGCCACACCATCGAACGGGTCAGCCCGGAAGCGGCACGCCCGGACGAGCCTGCGCCGCAGGATTGA
- the pyrF gene encoding orotidine-5'-phosphate decarboxylase, giving the protein MSRAPLPLRDDERLIFALDVPDRVQALEWVDRLGDSVAFYKIGMELLASGEYFQVLDELARRDKRVFVDLKFFDIPATAAAVIKRLSQWPVSYATIHGWHPAMMEACAAANSGDMRLLAVTVLTSMGRPDLAQMGIDREPVDVVVERALAAQAAGIDGVIASGQEAGPIRAATGAGFSIVCPGIRPGGPVGDDQKRTVGVAQAFADGADAIVVGRPIRLAADPQAAARAIQQEIASALAAR; this is encoded by the coding sequence GTGAGCCGCGCGCCGCTGCCGCTGCGCGATGACGAACGCCTGATCTTCGCGCTGGACGTGCCTGATCGCGTGCAGGCGCTGGAGTGGGTCGATCGTCTCGGCGACAGCGTGGCGTTCTACAAGATCGGCATGGAACTGCTGGCGTCGGGCGAGTACTTCCAGGTGCTGGACGAGCTGGCCCGCCGCGACAAGCGCGTGTTCGTCGACCTGAAGTTCTTCGACATCCCGGCCACCGCCGCGGCCGTGATCAAGCGCCTGTCGCAGTGGCCGGTCAGCTACGCCACCATCCATGGCTGGCACCCGGCCATGATGGAGGCCTGCGCGGCCGCCAACAGCGGCGACATGCGCCTGCTGGCAGTGACCGTGCTGACCTCGATGGGCCGCCCGGACCTGGCGCAGATGGGCATCGACCGTGAGCCGGTGGACGTGGTAGTCGAGCGCGCGCTGGCCGCGCAGGCGGCCGGCATCGATGGCGTGATCGCCTCGGGGCAGGAAGCCGGCCCGATCCGTGCCGCTACCGGCGCCGGGTTCTCGATCGTCTGCCCGGGCATCCGCCCCGGTGGCCCGGTCGGCGATGACCAGAAGCGTACCGTGGGTGTGGCCCAGGCCTTTGCCGATGGCGCCGATGCCATCGTGGTCGGCCGTCCGATCCGCCTGGCCGCCGATCCGCAGGCAGCGGCCCGGGCCATCCAGCAGGAAATCGCGTCGGCGCTGGCTGCGCGCTGA
- a CDS encoding 5'-nucleotidase, lipoprotein e(P4) family, translating to MRRPVSLSLTLLATAALGLSACKRVDAPAAEAAAPEAPAAAAKADGALDATANDNLNAVLWMQRAQEYKAITEQTYRAAADHLDAALKEAHWDALVPEERGNEAKGLKPAVVLDVDETVLDNSPYQARLVRDGKEYDELTWDQWVAEKKAKAIPGVVDFAKAANAKGVTLLYISNRAVHLKDATLANLREQGLPVADDSVFLGLGTVVEGCEQAGSEKNCRRRLAGQKYRVLMQFGDQLGDFVEVTANTNEGRDALLQQYHDWFGERWWMLPNPTYGGFEPAQFNNDYSQSRQARHDAKRAALDYAP from the coding sequence ATGCGTCGTCCTGTTTCCTTGTCCCTGACCCTGCTCGCCACTGCGGCGCTGGGCCTGTCCGCCTGCAAGCGCGTGGATGCGCCTGCTGCCGAAGCCGCTGCACCGGAGGCCCCGGCCGCCGCTGCCAAGGCCGATGGCGCGCTCGATGCCACTGCCAACGACAACCTCAATGCAGTGCTGTGGATGCAGCGCGCACAGGAGTACAAGGCGATCACCGAGCAGACCTACCGTGCCGCCGCCGACCACCTGGATGCCGCGCTGAAGGAAGCCCACTGGGATGCGCTGGTGCCGGAAGAACGCGGCAACGAGGCCAAGGGCCTGAAGCCGGCCGTGGTGCTGGACGTGGATGAGACCGTGCTGGACAACTCGCCCTACCAGGCGCGCCTGGTGCGCGACGGCAAGGAATACGACGAGCTGACCTGGGACCAGTGGGTGGCCGAAAAGAAGGCCAAGGCCATTCCGGGCGTGGTTGATTTCGCCAAGGCCGCCAACGCCAAGGGCGTGACGCTGCTGTACATCTCCAACCGCGCCGTGCACCTGAAGGACGCGACCCTGGCCAACCTGCGCGAGCAGGGCCTGCCGGTGGCCGATGACAGCGTGTTCCTGGGTCTGGGCACCGTGGTGGAAGGCTGCGAGCAGGCCGGCAGCGAGAAGAACTGCCGCCGTCGCCTGGCCGGGCAGAAGTACCGCGTGCTGATGCAGTTCGGCGACCAGCTGGGCGACTTCGTGGAAGTGACCGCCAACACCAACGAAGGCCGTGACGCGCTGCTGCAGCAGTACCACGACTGGTTCGGCGAGCGCTGGTGGATGCTGCCGAACCCGACCTACGGCGGCTTCGAGCCGGCGCAGTTCAATAATGACTACAGCCAGTCGCGCCAGGCTCGTCACGACGCCAAGCGCGCTGCCCTGGACTACGCACCGTGA